In Aspergillus luchuensis IFO 4308 DNA, chromosome 1, nearly complete sequence, the following are encoded in one genomic region:
- the COG3 gene encoding Golgi transport complex subunit COG3 (COG:U;~EggNog:ENOG410PKJA;~InterPro:IPR007265;~PFAM:PF04136;~go_component: GO:0005801 - cis-Golgi network [Evidence IEA];~go_component: GO:0016020 - membrane [Evidence IEA];~go_process: GO:0006886 - intracellular protein transport [Evidence IEA]) — translation MRQQAAGQRSRRQTAPSGRALEQKVKEATQLETIPDDVDSVTDIRNELEFAQWYNEVEESLLEASYDEYQACLQELQMSKSHLDSLLTDTSSTLDLLTSLSNDFRAVESQTSQFRKQCEGLLSAQKHDSDLAEDIQENLQYYDFLDPASRRLNAPGAGNTVRGKEFSDMLRRLDECLDYMETHPDQKEAGVYRSRYRLLMTRALTLIRTHFVSSLRDVYADASKKIADKQLNDTTMSTLLYAKFRVGAPELKQIGLEIQKRAVPPLDPDQGTEAEYQSLLNELHANYAATRGKLIIPLVYKNLNDLAQSPTSSQDLVSFARASISYIRGVCLDEFELWGEWFHGHGGLYDFLETICEPLYDHLRPRIIHEDKIVKLCQLCTLLQTRYLLDQDEDIEQQVDANQLDFPALIQPALEDVQTRLVFRAQAFLRDEIERYKPRPEDLDYPARNKQFSISVTEGQISGRKITSTDTPTTTTLPTRPKSTTKPSNDSDPSSTNPEDTTTTAATKWDLESPTTQDQSGWYPTLRKAIWLLSRIYRLVNVHPTPILPHNQPTYKLTYKQTSPPSSTTSPTKSCTKPRPPYTAPAPSCAQKPPLPTRTSSSSATS, via the exons ATGCGCCAACAAGCTGCAGGACAGCGAAGTCGACGCCAAACTGCCCCGTCGGGTCGGGCTCTGGAACAGAAGGTCAAAGAGGCCACCCAACTCGAGACAATTCCGGATGATGTGGACTCGGTTACCGATATTCGCAACGAGCTGGAGTTTGCACAATGGTACAATGAGGTAGAGGAGAGCCTGCTGGAGGCTAGCTACGATGAGTACCA AGCTTGCCTCCAGGAGCTTCAAATGTCCAAGTCCCATCTCGATTCCTTGTTGACCGATACATCGTCGACCCTCGATCTTTTGACTAGCCTCTCGAACGACTTTAGAGCCGTGGAATCGCAGACCTCCCAATTCCGGAAACAATGTGAGGGGCTGCTCTCTGCGCAGAAGCATGACTCGGATTTGGCGGAGGATATTCAAGAGAACCTCCAGTATTATGACTTTCTGGATCCTGCGTCGAGGAGACTGAATGCTCCTGGGGCTGGTAATACAGTCCGTGGGAAGGAATTCTCGGATATGCTACGGCGTCTCGACGAATGCCTGGATTACATGGAGACACAT CCCGATCAAAAGGAAGCTGGTGTATACCGCTCCAGGTACCGTTTACTCATGACCCGTGCCCTCACCTTGATCAGAACCCACTTTGTGTCCTCCCTCCGCGATGTATACGCCGATGCGTCGAAGAAGATTGCAGATAAGCAGCTCAATGACACAACCATGTCCACGCTGCTCTACGCCAAATTCAGAGTCGGCGCGCCGGAACTGAAACAGATCGGACTCGAGATCCAGAAGCGAGCCGTCCCGCCTCTAGACCCCGACCAGGGCACCGAAGCCGAATACCAGAGCTTGCTGAACGAGCTTCATGCGAACTACGCAGCCACGCGCGGGAAATTGATCATCCCCCTCGTCTACAAGAACCTCAACGACCTCGCGCAGTCTCCAACATCTTCCCAGGACCTCGTCTCCTTCGCCCGCGCCAGCATCAGCTACATCCGCGGCGTATGCCTCGACGAGTTCGAACTATGGGGCGAATGGTTCCACGGCCACGGCGGACTCTACGACTTCCTAGAAACAATCTGCGAACCGCTCTACGACCACCTTAGACCGCGCATCATCCACGAAGACAAGATCGTCAAGCTCTGCCAGCTCTGCACCCTCCTGCAAACCCGATACCTGCTCGACCAAGACGAGGATATCGAGCAACAAGTCGACGCCAACCAGCTCGACTTCCCAGCGCTGATCCAACCCGCCCTCGAAGACGTCCAAACCCGCCTCGTCTTCCGCGCGCAAGCCTTCCTCCGCGACGAGATCGAGCGCTACAAACCTCGCCCCGAAGACCTCGACTACCCAGCTCGCAACAAAcaattctccatctccgtcaCCGAAGGCCAAATCAGCGGCCGCAAGATCACCTCCACAGACACTCCCACCACAACGACACTCCCAACCCGACCCAAATcaacaaccaaacccagCAACGACAGCGACCCTTCATCAACGAACCCCGAAgacaccactaccaccgccgCTACAAAATGGGACCTCGAgtccccaacaacccaagACCAAAGCGGCTGGTACCCAACCCTCCGCAAAGCCATCTGGCTCCTAAGCCGAATCTACCGTCTTGTCAACGTACATCCCACCCCTATCCTCCCccacaaccaaccaacatacAAACTAACATACAAACAAACCAGTCCACCGTCTTCGACGACCTCGCCCACCAAATCGTGCACCAAACCACGACCTCCCTACACAGCGCCAGCACCCTCCTGCGCACAAAAACCACCACTACCGACGcgcacctcttcctcctcagccacCTCCTAA
- a CDS encoding RCC1 domain-containing protein (COG:J;~EggNog:ENOG410QDBB;~InterPro:IPR009091,IPR000408;~PFAM:PF13540,PF00415) has protein sequence MWTHRGRQSVTTVVTNSSRRLVRNNRSIATPWRRSYASSNKGPEPSVNSNWLRNSLGVAGAGTAAVFIYEYATSNPSQIEKPVEKVKDLAKSAEELSSQYIQHKRSVKSPGVYVWGNNAYRVVDPESKESVVKTPRKFAYFEGQVLRDLKLGERSGAAITENGDLVQWGKGYSETEFKPTKTLTGKNLASLCMSNDRILALSSDGNVYSLPIAKEDQLGGRKTKEGSWVPFRSGTSSISYRLLQPTLKLGERVTALASGLDHALLLTSSGRVFSVAASTENYPSFGQLGIPGLTWATRPKGPVDALHEITALKGSKIVQIAAGDYHSLALDKDGNVFAFGDNSFGQLAMEFNPSSPFCDTPTLVPIRNLYRGPWLPKVTRVAAGGANSFFTVDAQRILSSKEDPATLRDLGRITADTWACGRGIWGALGTGKWTHVQDSLAKVKALSGLSEFDEKTNRLTPIRIHDLSVGTTHVSAVMNNSTHVDSAPSSTLNDTRDWGYDALWWGGNEHFQLGTGKRSNLSKPNYIHAPPEEADEQQEARLQIMPRHKGKVDRRTVSMEQRVVCGRHISAIYSSV, from the coding sequence ATGTGGACTCATCGGGGGCGGCAATCGGTGACCACCGTCGTCACCAACTCTTCACGTCGCCTTGTGAGAAACAACCGATCTATCGCCACGCCCTGGCGCAGATCTTATGCCAGCAGTAACAAGGGACCGGAGCCATCGGTTAACTCGAACTGGCTCCGGAACTCTTTGGGCGTGGCGGGAGCAGGCACTGCTGCCGTTTTCATTTACGAATATGCTACATCCAACCCGAGCCAGATTGAGAAGCCAGTGGAGAAGGTGAAAGACCTCGCTAAATCCGCTGAGGAATTGAGCTCGCAGTACATACAGCACAAGCGGAGTGTTAAGAGTCCCGGTGTCTATGTCTGGGGCAATAACGCCTATCGTGTGGTTGATCCGGAATCCAAGGAGTCCGTGGTGAAGACTCCCCGGAAATTTGCTTACTTTGAAGGTCAAGTGCTCAGAGACCTCAAGCTCGGAGAGAGGTCCGGCGCAGCCATTACGGAGAATGGCGACCTGGTCCAATGGGGCAAGGGCTACTCAGAGACTGAATTCAAGCCCACAAAGACTCTTACCGGCAAGAATCTAGCTTCGTTATGCATGTCCAACGATCGAATCCTCGCGTTGTCCTCGGACGGCAATGTCTACTCACTACCCATTGCCAAGGAGGACCAACTGGGTGGCCGCAAGACTAAGGAAGGGTCATGGGTGCCTTTCCGGTCGGGAACATCCAGTATTAGCTACCGCTTGCTGCAGCCGACATTGAAGCTGGGCGAGCGTGTAACCGCTCTCGCCAGCGGACTCGACCATGCTCTACTCTTGACCAGCTCCGGCCGGGTATTCTCCGTTGCTGCTTCCACTGAGAATTACCCTTCCTTTGGACAGCTCGGTATTCCCGGCTTGACCTGGGCTACTCGCCCCAAGGGGCCGGTGGATGCCCTTCACGAGATTACTGCGCTCAAGGGCTCCAAGATCGTCCAGATTGCTGCGGGCGATTACCACTCGCTTGCTCTTGACAAGGACGGCAATGTGTTCGCTTTTGGCGACAACTCTTTCGGACAGTTGGCGATGGAGTTCAACCCGTCCTCGCCTTTCTGCGACACCCCGACTCTGGTGCCCATCAGGAACCTCTACCGCGGTCCCTGGTTGCCCAAGGTCACTCGGGTCGCGGCCGGAGGTGCCAACAGCTTCTTCACCGTGGATGCGCAGCGCATACTCAGCTCCAAGGAGGACCCTGCCACCCTCCGTGACTTGGGGCGCATCACTGCGGATACCTGGGCTTGCGGACGCGGCATCTGGGGAGCTCTGGGTACCGGCAAATGGACCCACGTACAGGATTCGCTCGCCAAGGTGAAGGCACTGAGTGGTCTTTCCGAATTCGATGAGAAGACCAACCGCCTGACGCCCATCCGCATCCATGATCTCTCAGTCGGCACGACACATGTCTCCGCGGTCATGAACAACAGTACCCATGTGGATTCAGCTCCCTCCAGCACCTTGAACGATACTCGTGACTGGGGATACGATGCGCTCTGGTGGGGAGGCAACGAGCACTTCCAGCTGGGCACAGGCAAGCGCAGTAACCTGTCCAAGCCGAACTACATCCACGCCCCGCCGGAGGAAGCAGACGAGCAGCAGGAAGCACGCCTCCAGATCATGCCTCGTCATAAGGGCAAGGTTGACCGTCGCACGGTGAGCATGGAGCAGCGCGTGGTATGTGGACGACACATCTCTGCCATCTATTCTTCCGTATAA
- a CDS encoding pyridoxal phosphate-dependent decarboxylase family protein (COG:E;~EggNog:ENOG410PJ7Y;~InterPro:IPR015424,IPR002129,IPR015421;~PFAM:PF00282;~go_function: GO:0003824 - catalytic activity [Evidence IEA];~go_function: GO:0016831 - carboxy-lyase activity [Evidence IEA];~go_function: GO:0030170 - pyridoxal phosphate binding [Evidence IEA];~go_process: GO:0019752 - carboxylic acid metabolic process [Evidence IEA]) yields MASAPPASRADEVQNVSHALFSLLTSWRIFLNPSSCLYEPLASSYPPIRTILTALTALQLLKAVEDLLIPFIRSADEDPLAQQSLHNGTNGDSKPRGTALVEHKKPEELQKLLQLDLPDQGTGQDGLIEVLRKVLRYSVNTWHQGFLDKLYASTNAPGVASELILAALNTNVHVYQVSPALTVIEKHTGKQLASLFGLNGPRAGGISVQGGSASNTTSIVIARNNLYPSTKKDGNGNYRFVLFTSAHGHYSIEKAAQMLGLGSSSVWAVPIDKQGRMIPSELEALVQKALAENRTPFYVNATAGTTVLGSFDPFHEIAAICKKYNLWFHVDGSWGGSFIFSSSQRAKLSGAEKADSIAINPHKMLGVPVTCSFLLAADIRRFHLANTLPAGYLFHNDDTAAAAPDSLNGETELVVDSPEVWDLADLTLQCGRRADSLKLFLSWTYYGTAGYEQQIDSACAVAAHLATLVEQNPNFVLVSENPPPCLQVCFHYAPNRAYVHPRGLVSNETERGKANSKVTEQITHAIVGKGFMVDFAPPSGDEDAVGNGKFFRCVVNVQTTRETVEGLIRAIEEVGPAIVERLKRESAGEVSTRRLGERGHGPVVHH; encoded by the coding sequence ATGGCTTCTGCCCCGCCGGCCAGTCGCGCCGATGAAGTACAAAATGTGAGTCATGCTCTTTTTTCACTCCTGACGAGCTGGCGCATATTCCTCAACCCTAGCTCCTGTCTCTATGAGCCACTGGCATCATCCTATCCTCCAATTCGCACCATACTGACCGCATTGACTGCTCTACAGCTTCTGAAAGCCGTCGAGGATCTCCTGATTCCGTTCATCCGAAGCGCCGATGAGGACCCTTTAGCCCAGCAATCGCTGCACAACGGCACCAATGGCGACTCCAAGCCTCGAGGCACGGCCCTCGTCGAACACAAGAAGCCCGAAGAGCTGCAGAAGCTCCTCCAATTAGACTTGCCCGACCAAGGAACCGGACAAGACGGACTCATCGAAGTCCTGCGCAAGGTTCTGCGCTACTCGGTCAACACATGGCACCAGGGATTCCTCGACAAGCTTTATGCATCAACCAACGCCCCCGGCGTAGCGTCGGAGCTTATCCTGGCGGCGCTCAACACCAACGTCCACGTCTACCAGGTCTCCCCAGCCCTGACCGTCATTGAGAAACACACCGGCAAGCAACTCGCCTCTCTCTTCGGCCTCAATGGCCCCCGCGCCGGAGGCATCTCCGTCCAAGGAGGCTCcgcctccaacaccacctcGATCGTGATCGCGCGCAACAACCTCTACCCCAGCACCAAGAAAGACGGCAATGGCAACTACCGCTTCGTGCTCTTCACCAGCGCCCACGGCCACTACAGCATCGAAAAGGCCGCCCAAATGCTCGGCCTCGGCAGCTCCTCCGTCTGGGCCGTCCCCATCGACAAACAAGGCCGCATGATCCCCTCGGAGCTCGAAGCCCTCGTCCAAAAGGCCCTCGCCGAGAACCGCACCCCCTTCTACGTCAACGCCACCGCCGGCACCACCGTCCTGGGCTCCTTCGACCCCTTCCACGAAATTGCCGCCATCTGCAAGAAATACAACCTGTGGTTCCACGTCGACGGCTCCTGGGGAGgttccttcatcttctcctcctcccaacgCGCCAAACTCTCCGGTGCCGAAAAAGCAGACAGCATCGCCATCAACCCCCACAAAATGCTCGGCGTCCCCGTCACCtgctccttcctcctcgccgccgACATCCGTCGCTTCCATCTCgccaacaccctccccgccGGCTACCTCTTCCACAACGACGACACCGCCGCTGCCGCACCAGACTCCCTCAACGGCGAGACCGAACTCGTCGTCGACTCCCCCGAGGTCTGGGACCTCGCAGACCTCACCCTCCAATGCGGCCGTCGCGCAGACTCCCTCAAGCTCTTCCTCAGCTGGACCTACTACGGCACGGCCGGGTACGAGCAACAAATCGACTCCGCCTGCGCCGTAGCAGCGCACCTCGCTACGCTGGTCGAACAGAACCCCAACTTCGTCCTCGTCAGCGAGAACCCGCCGCCATGTCTGCAGGTGTGCTTCCATTATGCGCCGAACCGTGCGTACGTGCATCCCCGCGGACTGGTCTCGAATGAGACGGAGCGCGGGAAGGCGAATAGTAAGGTCACGGAGCAGATCACGCATGCGATTGTGGGCAAGGGGTTCATGGTGGATTTTGCTCCGCCGagtggggatgaggatgctgttGGGAATGGGAAGTTCTTCCGGTGTGTGGTGAATGTTCAGACGACGAGGGAGACGGTGGAGGGGCTGATTCGGGCGATTGAGGAGGTTGGGCCGGCGATTGTGGAGAggttgaagagggagagtgCGGGGGAAGTGTCGACGAGAAggttgggggagaggggtcATGGTCCTGTTGTGCATCATTGA